The following nucleotide sequence is from Pochonia chlamydosporia 170 chromosome 4, whole genome shotgun sequence.
CTAATGCTCGCTCGGGCTTTGCGTTTGGATCCAATGGGACATcccacaacatcaacgtcCCAGAAGCCTGGCGACAGCAAGATGCGACCACAGCTCTGGGTACCTTGTTGGCAGGATCTGAAGATTTCGGCTGTACCAGGCTAATAGCCAATGCATCGCTGTATTTCCTCTGGCCACCGAGCAAAACCACGGACTCTCCCCAGGCGCCAGACCCAGCTTGTCCGGCCAACAGACCTGCCCGAAGCTCTTCTCTGGCCATACTCTCCGGTGATGGCGGCGTTAGCGGAACGCTAATGACATAGACATCATTCGTCACGCAAGAGACCGCAAACACGATCCTGCCCGAAAGTAATTTCCCCGTCGCATTGTCTCGCTCTTGGGGATTATACGGTGCCATCGACATAACAGCCACATGCAAAACCGCTGTGCCCAGCGTCAGGTCCAGTGTTTGAACAATCTCTGGGTAAGGCCcttgctcatcctcatcctcaaatTCTGGCTTATCCTCGAACTTGCTTGTTGTCTGGCCCTTGGCGGGTGGTTGCTCGTCGTCCGAGTCAATGATcatgacagcatcatcggCAGTGCcgttttgtttcttttcgGGTTCGGgtgctttcttcttttgcggCTTGAATCGCCTCCCGCCGCGCCAGACGATGGTGACTCCATTCTCGTGACCATAGAGCAGAATGGTGGCTCCTTGGGGTGATTGAATGGGATATGTCTGGACGTCGTTTACCCGCCGTGATAAATTATATCTGTATTTGGCAAGATGTTAGCTTGTGCTTCCTTTGTTTTTCTACAATGAATAGTATAGTTGTCCATATCACTCACGTGAATTGTGTGTTTTGCCCGGTCCGGCGAATGCgaggagttgttgaagtcaTGATGGACGAAAGCAAAGCCGTCACGGGTTGGGACCCGGCAGCACCGTGTGTTGACTGAGCCTGGCGAATATGAAATGAAGTGGCTCTCAATTCATTGCAGTGGTACGTGATGATTCTTTGTCGTAGAGTCGCAAATTTGGACTGATGTGCACAAAGTACGCAATGTTCTTTGGACCCAAACTTTTACTCGACGCGCCCCAGAGCTCTCACACTCCTGCTGAAAGCTCTCTACCATCGTCCCAGATACAGTCACGTGATGGATTGGCGAACAAAGGTCTGcccatcaacgacaccaaTTGCAGAAAACACCAACGGATATCGTATTCTTTTGCAGTGTCAGTCCGTCAATATGACCTCGAAGTCAAAACTCTCATGCATTATGATGCATGGTCATCATAGCAATGTGTTGTTGATcctaagtacctacctagtcTGTGTATCCAGGAAGCTGATGCCTATCCACAGCCAGCTGCTTCCCAAGACATCAAAATGAAAAGCAGAACTTCCAAAACTTCAACCCACACAACAGGAAAGCAACTCCAAGCTTGTTCACAAAACCATGATATCTACACTTTGCATCGATACACATCAGGCTCTCCCCTCCCATAAACCTTCCCCTGCACCCGCGCCGTCGCCACAGAGTTCTCCCCGCAATTCTCGTTCATCAAGACGTCCGCTTCATCCCACTGATCCGCAGTGCATTCCGGGTCCGCACGCTTATCAGCGCAGACATAAACCGCCGTATGCCGCACGACCGCAGCGTATATGGTCTTGTTGTTGACCCAGTTCTTAGCACAGTAGCTCTTGAGCATTGTAACTCCGATCTTGTAGTCGTTTGGGTTGTACTTTCGCCTCTCGCATTTCACTTCCGGAGGCTTTTCTTCGCCAACGATCTTTTTATTGGCGCTAGGGCCGAGATGGTTGGTGGTTTCATTCCATCCCCCTTTCAATGAAGGAAGGGAGCTGTTGGTGTAGTGAGCTGGTACGTTTGTTGAAGATTTGTTGAATGAGTAGGCAGAGCAGACCTGGGCAATCAATACGCCCGTGAACATGTACAAGAGACTCATGATTTGGCTGGCTGCAAGGCAAGAGAATCAAGGCACAATCGTAGAGAGGGGGAGAGGGCATAGATAAAGATACATTGCTGTGTTCGGGGAGTCGATAGCATTCAGATTAAGTTTGCCGGCTCTTATGGCACCATATAACGGATTGCTAGCTAAGAATCGACGGCATAAAGTATACTTCAAGGGTTCTGGCGTGAGGACTTGGAAAGTACAGAACGCTAGGGGAGCACGCTCGCAAGAGAATTCACCAACAAGGCGAGCCGGGGAAGGAGAATTTTGGACAAAGTTTTTGGGTCACTATTTTGCAATCCGTACATACATTTCCACCTGCTTCCATCGCCGACGTCCCCAACATATAATAAAAGAGTTAAGAGTAAAACCAGAGACAACCAAGTTGCATGTACAGCCCTCCAAGGTCCGACCAACCTTCCAATTCGTGCCGAATCCCCCAAAGTCAGCCGATATGGCCCACGGGACCGGGTCAAGGTTCTATACACAAATTGACCGAATGCCGATTTAGGGCCAAGCTAAAAAGCCTTGGTGGAAGCGAGATCGAAGGAAGTGCATGCGCAAGCGCATATACACCACCACGAGAAAGATAGGCGGGGCTGCTAGGTCGAGAAATTCGAGTGATGAAACCGCTGTGTTGCGTGCATCCCCCGTGTCCAGAATCGAAATGTGGCAGCTCAACAAAAGACGTAAAGGAGTGGATGGCATAGGAGACACGCTCAAAGTGCATTGGACGCGGGAACCGCGTAGGAAACGAGCTTAGTCGTCTTCACAGAACAAAATGAATAACCCTACGCCGCttaacaaaaaagagagaaaacAAGAGTAGAAACGCCGCCAGATCGTCAGTCAGTCGACCAACAGGAGGACATGAGCTCTCGTCCCGATAACGCCGTGAATGCCATTGATAGaggaagatggtggtgaacGGTGGGAGGTAATTGGGTGAGTAATGGCGTATATAGAGTTGGTCATGACAGATGTGCTACGAGGCTCATGCGTTGGTGACCTGAAAACAAAGTTAGTTCAACCCATTCACTAATATATACACTTGAGTCAATGCCGGAAATGTTCAACGTACCCGAAGGATCCTTCGCGAATAATCCTCGTTGTCAGCAATGCTACCATCGCTCATCCTCCTGTGAGCCATGACAGGGTCCATACGAGAGTCAGTCATGGAGATGCTGCCGTGGCTGCTCGGGGGCTTTGAACCGCTGATGAATGCGTTGACAGCAGCATTTCGGCGATGTTCTTCCTCAATTTCGGCATTACGCTTGCGCCTCATgtagaagaagaagccaCCAATAGCGGCTCCAGCAGCGATAACACCAACGACGACGCCGGCAGCGATACCAGCAACATTGGGACCGCCCTTGTCCGATTTGGAAGAATCAGAGGGATCTGCGGTCTTGGTGACAGTGGCATCGGTGCTTGTCGGGGATCCACCATGACCAGTTGAGTCGGGAGTGCTGGTCTTGCTGCCACCGGTGGTGCTAGAGCTGGAAGGGTCATATCTGGTAATGTCAAACATGACACCCAGGTTGAACACAGTGTAAGCGTCTTCACCACCGCAAGCTTCTTGGGGATATGATGAGCAGCCAACATTGCATTTCGAGTCGGACACCATATCAGCCTTTGGCGGAAGTGCAAACCCGCACAGGCACTGCGGGCCACGCAGACCAGATACCCAAAAACCGGCGCCCTTACAACCCTCGTTACAAGATCCAGATGACATTTTCTGGCCAGGAATCTGTGGGTCGAGCGCCGTCATGTTTGCCTTGGAGGAATAGCAGCCCTGTCCTGTGAATTTGCCGATTTGAGGAATCTCGGAAGGCGCTGACTTGGGAGGAGCTTGTGCGTGAATACCAGTGGCAGCCAAAATGGCGCCGAAAGCGAAGTTTGATAGTCTCATTTTACGAGTATATGCAGCGAGAGTACGAATAGGAACAGAAAGAGTAAAGGAGAGTCGGTCGGAATACGTAGCGGACTCGCAAATTCGGGTTGAGTGCTGCCGTTGCCACCGAGCAGGTTCAAGAAAAATCGCGAAGTCGAGGGCTAGTAACAACAAAAAGGCAGTCGAATCGTTTCCACCAGGGAGGCGTCGCGCCTGGGACCGTGATAGACGAAAGTCGGCCTTGGTAGGGTCGATTTGGTTCGAAGAGCGCGTCTCGAATGGCGTTTGTAGCAACAGTCAAAGGGCAAGATGGTGactgttggtggtgacaaAGAGAGCAGACGTTTCGGACGGCTTCCCCTTAACGGAGGCGACAGGGGACGAAAATTCACGATCGCTGGGTGCTGCAAGAAGGAAAGA
It contains:
- a CDS encoding WSC domain-containing protein (similar to Metarhizium robertsii ARSEF 23 XP_007820637.1), translating into MRLSNFAFGAILAATGIHAQAPPKSAPSEIPQIGKFTGQGCYSSKANMTALDPQIPGQKMSSGSCNEGCKGAGFWVSGLRGPQCLCGFALPPKADMVSDSKCNVGCSSYPQEACGGEDAYTVFNLGVMFDITRYDPSSSSTTGGSKTSTPDSTGHGGSPTSTDATVTKTADPSDSSKSDKGGPNVAGIAAGVVVGVIAAGAAIGGFFFYMRRKRNAEIEEEHRRNAAVNAFISGSKPPSSHGSISMTDSRMDPVMAHRRMSDGSIADNEDYSRRILRVTNA